The Bacteroides sp. AN502(2024) DNA segment CTCTGCAATCTCCGATCCTATTGCCTGTAAATGACCGATGGCAAGAATCGCCTGATCCGATGTCCTCCGCTGCCATAATCTTTGCAAAAGTTGTGCATAAAGTTCGCGCACTCCCTCCGCATACGGGTTGCCCTCCGTTTGCACGACCGGATAATCTCCCTGACGCAAAAAAGGAACCGCCATGCAAAGCAACTCAACGTCCCCTTTCCGGTTCTTCAGTTCCACAGTCAAATGATCATAATCGATTTCTCCACCTTCGAGCTTGCGAACTACCCCTCTGACTTCCGTCCGCATAGCTTGCAACAGAGGCAAAGGAGCTTCCAGACGTCCTGCCGAATCATGGTTACCTGCAACAATGACAATCTGCAAATACGGATTCTCTGCTGTCACCCGATAAATAAACTGATAATACATGCTTTGAGATGCAGCGGAAGGATTGGAAACATCAAAAATATCTCCGGCTACAATCAATGCATCAATCTCTTTCTGACGAATTTCTTCTGCCAGCCAATTCAGGAAAACTTCATGTTCTTCCGTTCGATCATAACCGAAAAAAGTTTGTCCCAAATGCCAGTCGGCAGTATGTAATATACGTATCATAATTTTGTAACTATCTCTAATAACAAAAAACAAAAATAACACAATCGAAAAGATTATATCACATCCACTTCCCTTTTTTAGCAATAATCATGTATATTTGCAAAATAAAAATCCAACCCTATGAAGATTCTGTATTATATTTATCAGATTTGCATCGCTTTACCTATTTTATTAGTGCTGACCATCCTCACGGCAATCGTCACTATTGTAGGTTCTCTCTTGGGAGGAGCCCATTTCTGGGGATATTATCCGGGAAAAATATGGTCACAATTAATTTGCCTGTTCCTATTGATTCCCGTGAGAATTGAAGGACGTGAAAAGTTGCATGACAAAACGTCCTATATTTTCGTACCTAACCATCAGGGAGCATTCGACATTTTCCTTATTTATGGCTTCATCGGAAGAAATTTTAAGTGGATGATGAAAAAAAGCCTGCGCAAACTGCCGTTCGTAGGAAAAGCTTGTGAAAGTGCAGGACATATCTTTGTAGACAGAAGCGGTCCTAAAAAAGTGTTAGAAACGATCCGACAGGCAAAAGACTCATTGAAAGACGGAGTTTCTCTCGTTGTCTTTCCCGAAGGAGCACGCACATTTACAGGACACATGGGATACTTTAAAAAAGGAGCTTTCCAGCTGGCAGATGATTTACAGCTGGCGGTTGTACCCGTCACGATTGACGGTTCATTCGAAATCCTGCCACGCACAGGCAAATGGATACATCGACATCGCATGATTCTGACGATTCATACCCCTATTCCTCCCAAAGGGAAAGGGATGGAAAATATCAAAGCAACCATGGAAGAAGCGTATGTTGCAGTTGAGAGTGCCCTGCCGGAACAATACAAGGGAATGGTGAAAAATGAGGATCAAAACTGATAAGACTGAAATTACTTATTTGTTGAAGCATTTTGTTCCAAGCGTTGATGTTCTTCTATCAACTTCATATTTTCTCTTGCTTTAGACAAGAACTCCCTTACCAGCTTATTATCTTTAAAAGAATAAGGAGCATCCTTGATTATATCGTCAATCTGAGGAGTCATAATAGGATAGGGTAAAGAGCTGCAAAGCATCATAAATACACTAGGTCCCAACACATTTTCATAATTATCGGAGATGAACGTTTTCACATATTGATTCATTTCTTTCATCAATGAATCTCCTTCCACTACCAGCTGACCATGAATTTCATCCAGATCACCTCCATCCAATACCATACGGGTTTCCTTCTGCTCCAGTTCACCTATGCTTTCTTCCAACTGGTTTCTTTTGCTGATAAATTCATACAACGCATTATTCAAAGAGGTTCCG contains these protein-coding regions:
- a CDS encoding lysophospholipid acyltransferase family protein encodes the protein MKILYYIYQICIALPILLVLTILTAIVTIVGSLLGGAHFWGYYPGKIWSQLICLFLLIPVRIEGREKLHDKTSYIFVPNHQGAFDIFLIYGFIGRNFKWMMKKSLRKLPFVGKACESAGHIFVDRSGPKKVLETIRQAKDSLKDGVSLVVFPEGARTFTGHMGYFKKGAFQLADDLQLAVVPVTIDGSFEILPRTGKWIHRHRMILTIHTPIPPKGKGMENIKATMEEAYVAVESALPEQYKGMVKNEDQN
- a CDS encoding DUF4369 domain-containing protein, giving the protein MNVNKILPFLLLLPFWASCTSKYKIEGTSSVNSLDGKMLYLKSLRDGEWVKLDSAEVVHGLFSMKGKIDSVQMVTLYMDEESIMPIVLESGKITVTISNTDLKAIGTSLNNALYEFISKRNQLEESIGELEQKETRMVLDGGDLDEIHGQLVVEGDSLMKEMNQYVKTFISDNYENVLGPSVFMMLCSSLPYPIMTPQIDDIIKDAPYSFKDNKLVREFLSKARENMKLIEEHQRLEQNASTNK